The proteins below are encoded in one region of Casimicrobium huifangae:
- the atpG gene encoding F0F1 ATP synthase subunit gamma: MAGSKEIRTKIKSVQNTRKITKAMEMVAASKMRKAQERMRAARPYADKVRNIAAHMSEANPEYRHPFLIKRSGSSKAGMIVVTTDKGLCGGLNTNILRAVVAKLKELEAAGNKVQVTAIGNKGFGFMNRMGATLVSHVIGLGDTPHLEKLIGAVKVQLDAYEKGEVDSVYLAYTRFINTMKQEAVVQQLLPLTSDKLEQSAEEKRAYSWDYIYEPDAQTVVDELLVRYVEALVYQAVAENMASEQSARMVAMKAASDNAKNVIAELQLSYNKARQAAITKELSEIVSGAAAV; encoded by the coding sequence ATGGCTGGCTCAAAAGAGATTAGAACCAAGATCAAGAGCGTGCAAAACACGCGCAAGATCACCAAGGCGATGGAAATGGTCGCCGCATCCAAGATGCGCAAGGCGCAGGAGCGGATGCGTGCGGCTCGTCCGTACGCCGACAAGGTGCGCAACATCGCGGCGCACATGTCCGAGGCCAATCCCGAGTACCGTCATCCGTTCCTGATCAAGCGCAGCGGCAGCAGCAAGGCCGGCATGATCGTGGTGACGACCGACAAGGGCTTGTGCGGCGGTCTCAACACCAACATCCTTCGCGCGGTGGTCGCCAAGCTCAAGGAACTGGAAGCGGCCGGCAACAAGGTGCAAGTCACGGCGATCGGCAACAAGGGCTTCGGTTTCATGAACCGCATGGGTGCCACGCTGGTGTCGCACGTGATCGGTCTGGGTGACACGCCGCATCTCGAAAAGCTGATCGGCGCCGTCAAGGTGCAGCTCGACGCCTACGAAAAGGGTGAAGTGGATTCGGTGTATCTGGCATACACCCGGTTCATCAACACCATGAAGCAGGAAGCCGTGGTGCAGCAACTGCTGCCGCTTACGTCCGACAAGCTCGAGCAGAGCGCCGAAGAGAAGCGCGCCTACAGCTGGGACTACATCTACGAACCGGATGCGCAAACCGTCGTTGACGAATTGCTGGTCCGCTACGTGGAAGCCCTCGTGTATCAGGCCGTTGCCGAGAACATGGCGTCCGAGCAGTCGGCGCGCATGGTGGCGATGAAAGCCGCGTCGGACAATGCCAAAAATGTGATCGCCGAGCTGCAGCTTAGCTACAACAAGGCACGCCAGGCCGCCATTACCAAAGAACTCTCCGAGATCGTCAGCGGCGCAGCCGCGGTCTGA
- the atpA gene encoding F0F1 ATP synthase subunit alpha: MNLNPSEISELIKAKIANLDVGSEVRTQGTVVSVTDGICRVHGLADVMQGEMLEFPGNTFGLALNLERDSVGAVVLGAYEHITEGDVVKSTGRILSVPVGRELIGRVVNALGEPVDGKGPINAKETDVIEKVAPGVIARKSVSQPVQTGLKSIDSMVPVGRGQRELIIGDRQTGKTAVAIDAIINQKGKDLICVYVAIGQKASTIVNVVRKLEEAGAMAYTIVVAASASDSPAMQYLSAYAGCTMGEYFRDRGEDSLIVYDDLSKQAVAYRQISLLLRRPPGREAFPGDVFYLHSRLLERAARVNEDYVEKFTKGAVKGKTGSLTALPVIETQAGDVSAFVPTNVISITDGQIFLETDLFNAGIRPAINAGISVSRVGGAAQTKIIKKLGGGVRLALAQYRELAAFAQFASDLDEATRKQLERGRLVTELMKQAQYAPLSVSEMAFTLFGVNNGYFDDVPVAKALAAEKALHKYMATKYADLTKRIEDTKDLSKDDEAALHAAVKDFKANGSY, translated from the coding sequence ATGAATTTGAATCCTTCTGAAATCAGCGAACTGATTAAGGCCAAGATCGCGAACCTCGATGTTGGCAGCGAAGTGCGGACCCAGGGCACGGTGGTCTCGGTGACCGACGGTATCTGCCGCGTGCATGGTCTTGCCGACGTGATGCAGGGCGAAATGCTCGAATTCCCAGGCAACACCTTCGGCCTCGCGCTGAACCTCGAGCGTGACTCGGTTGGCGCCGTGGTGCTGGGTGCCTACGAGCACATCACCGAAGGCGACGTCGTCAAGTCGACGGGTCGCATTCTGTCGGTGCCGGTCGGTCGCGAACTGATCGGTCGCGTGGTCAACGCGCTCGGCGAGCCGGTCGACGGCAAGGGCCCCATCAATGCGAAAGAAACCGACGTGATCGAAAAGGTCGCGCCGGGCGTGATCGCACGTAAATCGGTGTCGCAGCCGGTGCAAACGGGCCTCAAGTCGATCGACTCGATGGTGCCGGTCGGCCGCGGTCAGCGCGAACTGATCATTGGGGACCGTCAGACCGGCAAGACCGCCGTCGCAATCGACGCCATCATCAACCAGAAGGGCAAGGACCTGATCTGCGTTTACGTCGCGATCGGTCAAAAGGCCTCCACCATCGTCAACGTGGTGCGCAAGCTCGAAGAAGCTGGCGCCATGGCCTACACGATCGTGGTCGCTGCCTCGGCGTCGGACTCTCCCGCGATGCAGTACCTGTCGGCTTACGCCGGCTGCACGATGGGCGAATACTTCCGTGATCGTGGTGAAGATTCGCTGATCGTCTATGACGATCTGTCGAAACAGGCCGTGGCCTATCGTCAGATCTCGCTGCTGTTGCGCCGTCCGCCGGGCCGCGAAGCGTTCCCGGGCGACGTGTTCTATCTGCACAGCCGCCTGCTCGAGCGCGCCGCTCGCGTAAATGAAGATTACGTCGAGAAGTTCACCAAGGGCGCCGTCAAGGGCAAGACCGGCTCGCTGACCGCGCTGCCGGTCATCGAAACGCAAGCCGGCGACGTGTCGGCATTCGTTCCGACCAACGTGATCTCGATTACCGACGGCCAGATTTTCCTTGAGACCGATCTGTTCAACGCCGGTATCCGTCCCGCGATCAACGCCGGCATTTCGGTGTCTCGCGTCGGCGGTGCTGCTCAAACCAAGATCATCAAGAAGCTTGGCGGTGGCGTGCGCCTCGCGCTCGCGCAATACCGCGAACTCGCGGCCTTCGCACAGTTCGCATCCGACCTCGACGAAGCGACCCGCAAGCAGCTGGAGCGCGGCCGTCTGGTGACCGAACTCATGAAGCAGGCGCAATACGCCCCGCTGTCGGTATCGGAAATGGCGTTCACGCTGTTCGGCGTCAACAATGGCTACTTCGACGACGTGCCTGTTGCCAAGGCACTGGCTGCCGAGAAGGCGCTGCACAAGTACATGGCGACCAAGTACGCCGACCTGACCAAGCGCATCGAAGACACCAAGGATCTCTCGAAAGACGACGAAGCCGCGCTGCATGCTGCGGTGAAAGACTTCAAAGCCAACGGTTCCTACTAA